A section of the Triticum dicoccoides isolate Atlit2015 ecotype Zavitan chromosome 7A, WEW_v2.0, whole genome shotgun sequence genome encodes:
- the LOC119334277 gene encoding DNA damage-repair/toleration protein DRT100-like — MASPAPIPATPLLAIAILAVFVSATTAGPACSESDRDALLSIRAALSEAHLGVFSTWKGADCCANWYGVSCDPTSGRVADLTLRGEAEDAVMAPDGHPASGVMSGYISDHVCHLDALSSLILADWKQISGPIPSCVATSLPNLRILELPANRLTGEIPPSIGSLSRLIVLNLADNLLSGAIPSSIASLASIKHLDLANNQLTGSIPANIGNLATLSRALLSRNRLSGPIPPSIGSLTRLADLDLSENRLTGAVPDSLGSSGSGVLTSLHLGGNRISGRIPAKLLGEKGLAIVNLSRNAVEGPIPDAFTGRSYFIVLDLSQNRLTGGVPRSLASAAYVGHLDLSHNRLCGTIPAGPPFDHLAAESFASNSCLCGAPLGKCT; from the coding sequence ATGGCGTCTCCCGCTCCAATCCCGGCAACGCCGCTCCTCGCCATCGCCATCCTCGCCGTGTTCGTCTCCGCCACCACAGCCGGCCCGGCGTGCTCGGAGTCCGACCGGGACGCGCTGCTGTCGATCCGCGCGGCGCTGTCGGAGGCGCACCTCGGCGTCTTCTCGACGTGGAAGGGCGCGGATTGCTGCGCCAACTGGTACGGCGTGAGCTGCGACCCCACGAGCGGCCGCGTGGCCGACCTGACCCTCCGCGGCGAAGCCGAGGACGCCGTGATGGCCCCCGACGGCCACCCCGCCTCGGGCGTCATGTCCGGCTACATCTCCGACCACGTCTGCCACCTCGACGCCCTGTCCTCCCTCATCCTCGCCGACTGGAAGCAGATATCCGGGCCCATCCCGTCCTGCGTCGCCACCTCTCTTCCCAACCTCCGTATCCTCGAGCTCCCCGCCAACCGCCTCACGGGCGAGATCCCGCCGTCCATCGGCAGCCTCTCCCGCCTCATCGTGCTCAACCTCGCCGACAACCTCCTCTCCGGCGCCATCCCCAGCTCCATCGCCTCCCTCGCATCCatcaagcacctcgacctcgccaacaACCAGCTCACCGGCAGTATCCCAGCCAACATCGGCAACCTCGCCACGCTGAGCCGCGCGCTGCTCAGCCGGAACCGGCTGTCGGGGCCCATCCCTCCGTCCATCGGGTCCCTCACCCGGCTCGCGGACCTGGACCTCTCCGAGAACCGTCTCACGGGCGCCGTCCCGGACAGCCTCGGGTCGTCGGGCAGCGGCGTGCTCACGTCGCTGCACCTCGGCGGCAACCGCATCTCCGGGCGGATCCCGGCGAAGCTGCTGGGGGAGAAGGGGCTCGCGAtcgtgaacctgagccggaacgccGTGGAGGGCCCCATCCCGGACGCGTTCACGGGCAGGTCCTACTTCATCGTGCTGGACCTGTCGCAGAACCGGCTGACCGGCGGCGTGCCGCGGTCCCTGGCGTCGGCGGCGTACGTGGGGCACCTGGACCTCAGCCACAACCGGCTGTGCGGCACCATCCCGGCGGGCCCGCCGTTCGACCACCTCGCCGCCGAGTCCTTCGCCAGCAACAGCTGCCTCTGCGGGGCCCCGCTCGGCAAGTGCACGTGA